The following is a genomic window from Prevotella sp. E13-17.
TATGACCTTCGGGCAGCACCACCACCGGCTGCTGACTGGGGAAAAACAGCAGATAGACCGGTATGATGGCCGATACCAGCACCAGCCCGCCCGACATCTGATACATCAGCACCGTACGGCTACGCACACCCACGCTCACCTTCTTATTGCAGATGGCATAGAGCGCACATACTGCCGACGAGACCACGCCAATGCTGATGCCATAGCGATAGCGGGCATCGAGCGAGAAGATGCACAGCACGCCAGCCACGGTGATGAGCGAGAACAGCAGCTCGGTCCACGACAGTCGGCGACGATAGATCATTGGTTCAAAAAGCGCGGTAAAGAAACCTATCAGCGAGAAACAGATTACACCGATAGACACGTTCGAGGCCTTGATGCTGCCATAGAACAACATCCAGTGCAGTCCCAACAAGGCACCACAACCACACAGTTGCAGAAACTTGCGCCAGCCCACACGAGGCAGACCAGTGAAGACGAGCAATATCAGACTGGTGAAAAGCATGCGATACCAGACGATGTCCACCTCGTTCAGCGTGATCAGTCGCCCAAACAGCCCCGTAAAACCGGCCAGCAGCACGCTCAGGTGCAACTGCACAAATCCTTGTCGCGTCTCATTCATAGTGCAAAGTTACGCTTTTTTATCAGAAAAAGAATGCTTTGTTCACAGAAAAGCTACACTTTGCGCCAGGAAAAGTGCCTATCAGTCTTTCTTTGGGATGCGCTTTGAGAGTCCGATGGCACCTGTAGGACACACCAGTCGGCAGAGGTGACAGCCCACGCACTTTGTACCTACGATATGCGGCTGGCGCGTGGACCTGTCGAACGTGATTGCCTGATGGCCGCCATCGCTGCACGACAGCTGACAGCGACCGCAACCGATGCAGCGCTCGCGGTCTATCTTGGGAAACACCACCGTGTCGCGGTCCATGTCGGAAGGCTTCACCACACTGCCCAGCAACTCGCCCACACAGTCGGCCAGTCGTGTCACGCCGCGGCGCACCATCTCGTGCTGCATGCCCAGCACCAGGTCGTCGATGATGCGGTAGCCATATTCCATCACTGCTGTACATACCTGCACGTTGGTGCATCCCAGCTGTATATATTCCAACGCGTCGCGCCAGGTCTCGATGCCACCAATGCCACTATACTCCACACCCTTGATGATGGGGTTCGAAGCCATGTCGGCAATAAATCGCAGGGCAATGGGCTTCACGGCCCGTCCTGAATAGCCCGAGATGGCATACTTATCGCTGACCTTCACCTCCCGACTGAGCGTGATGCTCTTGATGGTGTTGATGGCCGAGATAGCATTAGCCCCGGCAAAGTAGGCGCCCATGGCGGGCTCGTTGATATTAGTGATGTTGGGTGTCATCTTCGGGATGACGGGAATCTTCACTGTTCGCTTCACATAAGCCGTATAGAAAGTCACCAGCTCGGTATTCTGCCCCACGTCGCTGCCCATGCCCGCCAGTCGCATCTGCGGACACGAGAAGTTCAGTTCCACGGCATCTACGCCAGCCTCCTCGGCCATGTGTGCCAGTTCTATCCATTCCTCTTCGGTCTGTCCCATAATCGAGGCCACAATCATCTTCGTGGGGAATTGCTGCTTCAGGCGGTGCAGGATGTCGAAGTCCATGTCCACGGGGTTCTCGCTGAGCTGCTCCATGTTACGGAAGCCCGCAAAAGGTTTGCCCACGGCATCGAAGCGAGGCGACACCTCCCTAATCTCCTGCATACAGATGGTCTTATAGAACACGCCCGCCCACCCTGCTTCCAGGGCGCGCGCAACCATCTCGTAGTTGGTACACACGGCCGACGAGGCCAGGAAGAAGGGGTTCTCGCAGTGGAAACCGCAGAAGTCTATCTCGAGCGACGGCAGTGCTGCTTTTGCCGGCTGTGGCACGGCAGCCAACAGCTCTCGGATGCGTATCGGACGGTCGTAGTGGATACAGGCCTGTTCGGCGCGCTCCAGGTCGGCCTCGCTGCATGCTGCCACCCATTGGCCGGCAATATCGGCATTGTCAAAACGTATGGCACGGATGGCCCTGGCGGGGTCGCCCGTACCGCAAGCCTGCGTACACGGTGCGTCCTGACAGAACAGACAGCGTGCGGCTTCTTCCCGGATGTTCATTTGTCGTTTCATGATTCACTTAGGTTTTTAGTTAATGTTGCAAAGATAATGTTTTTCTCTGTATCGCCAACGTTTTTCGTAAAAAAAAGTTATCTTTGCATCACAATTTACTTAAGGAATGAAGCAACCTGTACTGCACAATTATCATATGGGCGAAGGTGTCACTGCCTTCAGCACCACACGCCAAGGGGGCTATAGCGAGGGGCGCTATGGCGAGTTCAACATCAATCGCTACTGCGGCGACAGCGAGGAGGCCATCAGGCAGAACCGCGAGGCACTGTGCCAACTGCTGAACATCGACGATGCCCACCTGCTGATGCCTCATCAGGTGCACCTCACAGAGATTGCCGTGGTGGGTGATGATCTAAGTATTGATTTAGAGGGCTACGATGCTTTGATGACCAACGTGGCGGGGGTGTGCATCGGTGTGAGCACGGCCGACTGTATTCCCGTGCTGCTCTACGACCCTCGTCAGCGGGCTGTCTGCGCCATTCATGCTGGTTGGCGTGGCACGGTGAAGCGAATCACCGAGAAGGCTGTGGCACGTATGACGGCCGTCTATGGCACACGTCCCGAAGATATCGTGGCACAGATAGGTCCGGGCATCCATCAAGACAGCTTTGAGGTGGGCGACGAAGTTTATGATGCCTTTGCTCACGAGGGATTCAACATGCCCGCCATCAGCAGAAAATACCCAGTAAAAGATTCTTCATCTAAAAAAGATTCTTCATTCTTCACTCCTCATTCTTCATTTTATAAGTGGCACATCGACCTGCCGCAGTGCAACCGTCTGCAACTCGTAGCTGCCGGCGTACTGCCACAGCAAATAGCCGTTTCGCCTATCTGTACCTTCGAACAGAGCGACACCTTTTTCTCTGCCCGCAGGCTGGGCATTCATTCTGGCCGCATCTTCACGGCCATCATGCTGTAGGTCTCAGCCCAAGAAGAACAGGCTGACGCCGATCACCGAGATGAAGGCACCCAGCACGGCACGCCACGTGATGCGCTCGTGGAACAACCAGCGCGAGGGCAACAGAATGATGATGGGGGTGGTGGCCATCAGCGTAGAGGCAATGCCGGCAGCGGTATATTGCACCGCCATCAGCGAAAAGCCGACACCGATAAAGGGACCAAAAAGCGTGGTGGCCATCGCAATGGCAATGCCCTTGCGGTCGCGCACCGACTCACGGAAATGCTTGGTTTCACCGCGCAAGAACAGCAGCACGCTGAAACCTATGATGCCCGCAATGCAACGATAGAAGTTGGCACTGAAAGGCACCAACCACTCGGGCATGCCGGGATCCATCTGATAATGATCCATACCTATCTTGCTCAACACCAGTCCGATGCCCTGACACATGGCGGCGCCAATGGCAAAGAGCACGCCGTTCAGGGGCAGCTTCAGCGAGAAGCGGTGATGCTCGCCGCGACCCAGCACCGAAGTGCCGATACCCACCAGCGTAATCAGCATGGCAACGATGCTCATCATCGTCATCTTCTGACCCAGCGTGATCCACGCCATCAGGGCTGCCGACACGGGCGCCAGCGTCATAAACAGCTGACCAAAGCGCGAACCGATGATGATGTAGCACTGAAACAGACAGAAGTCGCCTATCACATAGCCCACCAGACCAGACAACAGCATCCAGCCGGCAGCCTCGGCACTGGCACCCGCAGGCACGATACTGCCCGTCGTGGCATAGAACAGCACTAACGAAAACAGCAGCGCCAATGCCATGCGCATCACGTTCAGTGTCAGGTTGCCCAGTCGTTTCGAACCAAACTCACTCAGTAGTGCTGTAGCCGTCCACGAGAATGCTACACCAATAGAAATCAATTCGCCTATATAAGCCATTGTTATCCCTTGATTGTTTTTGTTTATGGGTTACAAAGAAATGCTGCACTTCCTGTGCGGCACCTTTTTTTTCGTGCGCAAAAGTACGAATAATTTCTGAATAAATACTATATAAACAGGAAAAAGTTGTATCTTTGCAACTAAACTAAAAACTTCTATCACCATGGATATCAACTACATGATTAGCAAGGCCAAGGTTTACTTCAACCTGATGCCCGACAAAGACGACGAACAAGGTATCATCGATCAGATCAGCAGCGGCGTGTCGTTTCGCGGCGCCAACCTGTGGGTGCTCATCTTTGCCATCTTCATAGCTTCACTGGGACTCAACGTCAACTCCACGGCTGTCATCATCGGCGCCATGCTCATATCGCCACTCATGGGACCTATCATCGGCATGGGACTGGCCGTGGGCATCAACGATCTGGAATTGCTCAAGCGGGCTGCCAAGAACTTCAGCGTGGCAACGGGCATCAGCGTGCTCACCGCCACCATCTATTTCATCATCACACCGCTGGGCGATGCCCAGTCTGAGCTGTTGGCACGCACCTCACCCACGCTCTACGATGTGCTCATCGCCTTCTGCGGCGGTGCGGCTGGCATCATCGCGCTCTGCACGCGCGGCAAGGGCAACGTCATCCCGGGCGTTGCCATCGCCACGGCACTGATGCCGCCATTGTGTACGGCGGGCTACGGACTGGCCACAGGCCACTTCCTCTATTTCCTGGGCGCCTTCTACCTGTTCTTCATCAACACCGTGTTCATTGCGCTGGCCACCTATTGCGGCGTACGCCTGATGCACTTCCAGCGCCACGAGTTTGCCTCGGCCGACCTGGCCATCAAGGCGCGGCGCCTCATCATGGGCATCGTCGTGGTGACGATGCTGCCTGCCACGGTAGTCACCGTGTTCATCGTGCGTCGCAGCATCTTCGAGAACAACGTGCGTAAGTTTGTCAAGACCGAGCTGACGCAGCCAGGCACACAGATCATCTCGTCTGATGTTGAGAAAGACAGCATGCAACTGCGCATCGTGGCGGTGGGTCGCGAGATTACAGATGTCATGCAGGCCAGTGCTGAGCGCCACATGGAGCTCTACGGCATGAAGGGCTATCAGCTGCGCATCATTCAGGGCGTACAGACCGACAGCATCCTGACGCTGAACAACCGGCTGTCAAGTATCAACACCACGCGTGAGGCCGACCGTCAGCAACTGCTGGAGCTATCGGCCAAGAACACCACGCTGACCAACCGGTTAGAGGGTTACACGCGCTATGAGAGCATGTCGGCGGCACTGCGCCCCGAACTGAAAGTGCTGTTCCCACAGGTGTCCGCCATCGGCTTGGCGCCCATGGCTGAGTCGGTAGCCGACAGCGCCCGTCAGGCGCACTTCGTCATGGCGCTGGTCACCACACCCGCCAGCCATCGCCTGTCTGTCAGCGAGCGCCAGATGCTGCACGACTGGCTGCAGGCGCGCATCATTGCCGACAGTATCCTGGTGGTAGAGAAGTGAATGTTCGCCATTCAGACTCCGCGCATCAAAAAAGAGTAGATGCTGTACCAAGGAACAAGTGCCTGCCCCACCTTAGTTTATTTGCTTTAATACAACTGCTTTACCATAGGTATTGCTGACGGTGCGCAAGAATTCAACAAATTGAGGATAGAGCGACTTGTCGTAAGTCCCTGACCTCATCCAACCTTTTCCACATTTCGTTTTGACCCTCTTAAAAAATAGTTTTTGACTGACATTACAGCATTTAGAGCCTGGTAAAACCGCCTATCATTATTCCGTGCTACATTCTTTTTCTCTGTCACCGCGATTCTGGCTAATCATCCGCTAGAAACTTTAAAGGAATATTTACAACTTCAAATGGGAATCTTTCTTTGTCGGGAATCCACTTAATATCATTCACTAAGATTTCTTTTAATTTCGTCACTAACTTCTTTACATTATCACAATTATTATGGTCATTGTTTCTTACGACGACCTTTATTGTATTACCATGACTATCTATTTGGCAGTTTACTGTCAACGAAACCGTTTTCTCTATCATCCTGGTTATTCCGTTTAATTCCGATGATAAATAAGAGAATAAGCTATCACGCCCATTTGGAAAAGGAAAACCTCTTTCGCTAGATAAATCTTTCTTCATAGATATCTTTGGCGTACTATTTTTATGCATTCGATCAATCTTGTTTTTCAATGACGGAGGCAAATTATATAAAACCCCATCATATAAAATATGATAAGGATCCATGCAAGCAGACATTAAGACA
Proteins encoded in this region:
- a CDS encoding DMT family transporter; the protein is MAYIGELISIGVAFSWTATALLSEFGSKRLGNLTLNVMRMALALLFSLVLFYATTGSIVPAGASAEAAGWMLLSGLVGYVIGDFCLFQCYIIIGSRFGQLFMTLAPVSAALMAWITLGQKMTMMSIVAMLITLVGIGTSVLGRGEHHRFSLKLPLNGVLFAIGAAMCQGIGLVLSKIGMDHYQMDPGMPEWLVPFSANFYRCIAGIIGFSVLLFLRGETKHFRESVRDRKGIAIAMATTLFGPFIGVGFSLMAVQYTAAGIASTLMATTPIIILLPSRWLFHERITWRAVLGAFISVIGVSLFFLG
- a CDS encoding DUF389 domain-containing protein, producing MDINYMISKAKVYFNLMPDKDDEQGIIDQISSGVSFRGANLWVLIFAIFIASLGLNVNSTAVIIGAMLISPLMGPIIGMGLAVGINDLELLKRAAKNFSVATGISVLTATIYFIITPLGDAQSELLARTSPTLYDVLIAFCGGAAGIIALCTRGKGNVIPGVAIATALMPPLCTAGYGLATGHFLYFLGAFYLFFINTVFIALATYCGVRLMHFQRHEFASADLAIKARRLIMGIVVVTMLPATVVTVFIVRRSIFENNVRKFVKTELTQPGTQIISSDVEKDSMQLRIVAVGREITDVMQASAERHMELYGMKGYQLRIIQGVQTDSILTLNNRLSSINTTREADRQQLLELSAKNTTLTNRLEGYTRYESMSAALRPELKVLFPQVSAIGLAPMAESVADSARQAHFVMALVTTPASHRLSVSERQMLHDWLQARIIADSILVVEK
- the preA gene encoding NAD-dependent dihydropyrimidine dehydrogenase subunit PreA codes for the protein MKRQMNIREEAARCLFCQDAPCTQACGTGDPARAIRAIRFDNADIAGQWVAACSEADLERAEQACIHYDRPIRIRELLAAVPQPAKAALPSLEIDFCGFHCENPFFLASSAVCTNYEMVARALEAGWAGVFYKTICMQEIREVSPRFDAVGKPFAGFRNMEQLSENPVDMDFDILHRLKQQFPTKMIVASIMGQTEEEWIELAHMAEEAGVDAVELNFSCPQMRLAGMGSDVGQNTELVTFYTAYVKRTVKIPVIPKMTPNITNINEPAMGAYFAGANAISAINTIKSITLSREVKVSDKYAISGYSGRAVKPIALRFIADMASNPIIKGVEYSGIGGIETWRDALEYIQLGCTNVQVCTAVMEYGYRIIDDLVLGMQHEMVRRGVTRLADCVGELLGSVVKPSDMDRDTVVFPKIDRERCIGCGRCQLSCSDGGHQAITFDRSTRQPHIVGTKCVGCHLCRLVCPTGAIGLSKRIPKKD
- the pgeF gene encoding peptidoglycan editing factor PgeF — encoded protein: MKQPVLHNYHMGEGVTAFSTTRQGGYSEGRYGEFNINRYCGDSEEAIRQNREALCQLLNIDDAHLLMPHQVHLTEIAVVGDDLSIDLEGYDALMTNVAGVCIGVSTADCIPVLLYDPRQRAVCAIHAGWRGTVKRITEKAVARMTAVYGTRPEDIVAQIGPGIHQDSFEVGDEVYDAFAHEGFNMPAISRKYPVKDSSSKKDSSFFTPHSSFYKWHIDLPQCNRLQLVAAGVLPQQIAVSPICTFEQSDTFFSARRLGIHSGRIFTAIML
- a CDS encoding DMT family transporter codes for the protein MNETRQGFVQLHLSVLLAGFTGLFGRLITLNEVDIVWYRMLFTSLILLVFTGLPRVGWRKFLQLCGCGALLGLHWMLFYGSIKASNVSIGVICFSLIGFFTALFEPMIYRRRLSWTELLFSLITVAGVLCIFSLDARYRYGISIGVVSSAVCALYAICNKKVSVGVRSRTVLMYQMSGGLVLVSAIIPVYLLFFPSQQPVVVLPEGHNLWFMLCHALFCTVGMYLLQIQALKRLSAFTVNLTYNLEPCYTIALAFFIFGEGREINFSFYIGIVLILLSVLLQSRRALASK